A window of the Sphingobium sp. CAP-1 genome harbors these coding sequences:
- a CDS encoding helicase-related protein, whose product MAQFARSSLTAVLGPTNTGKTHLAVERMCGHSSGMMGFPLRLLAREVYDRVVAIKGANQVALITGEEKIVPPGARYFLCTAESMPIGGGREAGIKEDFAFVALDEAQLGSDPERGHIFTDRLLRARGREETMILGSASISRVVKALVPDIEIIGRPRFSTLSYAGAKKLSRLPKRSAIVAFSAEEVYAVAEMLRRFRGGAAVVMGALSPRTRNAQVQMFLNGEVDYLVATDAIGMGLNLDVAHVAFASLRKFDGRRSRRLTVSEMAQIAGRAGRHHKDGTFGSLGGEDGDAAFTPEEIEAIEAHRFPPVEQLFWRNGTPRTDRLDHLLLDLEQKPQRPELRAAPEAVDHAVLRRLADDPVVIERAKGQRQVERLWSACGLPDFQKLGAEHHARTVSRIWRFLSEGTGHIPRDWFAQNLARLDSVQGDIDTLSGRIAAARTWSYIAHRPDWLAHPLEMAERTRALEEKLSDALHAALTQRFVDRRTTVLLRDIGQNASNLPVTVEPDGTVCVDGETIGRLDGFRFSVDPATRHQDRKMLLAAAERRLGKVLRVKAEELVAAADTDFALLDEAGQAPGIAWGETPVAALLVGPGLLAPEIRLDRALLSLGQDVQKQVVARLAAWFDAQKQKHLLPLVKMAESAADPAVPAVVRAVFAQLADAGGVIARTDLDSALGHLDKEQRHLLRKAGIDIGVLDIYHHGLLKPGAARWRAALLAARIAKPCLPLPGPGLTLIPAGEKPAQMGARIAGFRGFGEQMLRIDMAERMARAAHEAIAKNEPFTHASPQIVSLGLSEASFLQLMRLAGFRPVTPPAAAPVAEATAENADIVDSGEATEAGEAATETPPPTATGANWAFKGRQKARNDRPQHGRPQQGQQARGPQSRDGKSGDKSGDRGERGNRRPAKDGAPRSASPGSSPRPVNNAFAGLADLLGRNG is encoded by the coding sequence GGACCCACCAACACCGGCAAGACCCACCTCGCCGTCGAACGGATGTGCGGCCATTCAAGCGGCATGATGGGCTTTCCGCTGCGCCTGCTGGCGCGCGAAGTCTATGACCGGGTGGTCGCAATCAAGGGCGCTAACCAGGTCGCCCTCATCACCGGCGAGGAAAAGATCGTGCCGCCGGGCGCGCGCTATTTCCTCTGCACGGCCGAATCCATGCCAATCGGCGGTGGCCGGGAGGCGGGCATCAAGGAGGATTTCGCCTTCGTCGCGCTGGATGAGGCGCAATTGGGGTCGGACCCGGAACGCGGCCATATCTTCACCGACCGGCTGCTGCGCGCGCGGGGTCGGGAAGAAACGATGATCCTTGGCTCCGCCAGCATCAGCCGCGTCGTCAAGGCGCTGGTGCCGGACATCGAGATCATCGGCCGGCCGCGCTTTTCGACGCTCAGCTATGCCGGGGCGAAGAAGCTGTCCCGCCTGCCCAAACGCTCCGCCATCGTCGCCTTCTCCGCCGAAGAGGTCTACGCCGTCGCCGAAATGCTGCGACGCTTTCGCGGCGGCGCGGCGGTGGTGATGGGCGCGCTGTCCCCCCGCACCCGCAATGCGCAGGTGCAGATGTTCCTGAATGGCGAGGTCGATTATCTGGTCGCGACCGATGCGATCGGCATGGGCCTGAACCTGGATGTGGCGCATGTCGCCTTCGCCTCGCTGCGCAAGTTTGACGGCCGCCGCAGCCGCCGCCTGACGGTCAGCGAAATGGCGCAGATCGCCGGGCGCGCCGGGCGGCATCACAAGGACGGCACTTTCGGCAGTCTGGGGGGCGAGGATGGCGACGCCGCCTTCACCCCTGAAGAGATCGAAGCGATCGAGGCGCATCGCTTCCCCCCGGTCGAGCAACTTTTCTGGCGCAACGGCACACCGCGCACCGACCGGCTCGACCATCTGCTGCTGGATCTGGAACAGAAGCCGCAGCGCCCCGAACTGCGCGCCGCGCCGGAAGCGGTCGACCATGCGGTGTTGCGCCGTCTGGCCGACGATCCTGTGGTGATCGAGCGGGCGAAGGGCCAGCGGCAGGTCGAACGGCTCTGGTCCGCTTGCGGCCTGCCCGATTTCCAGAAGCTGGGCGCGGAACATCATGCCCGCACGGTCAGCCGCATCTGGCGCTTCCTGTCCGAAGGGACGGGTCATATCCCGCGCGACTGGTTCGCCCAGAATCTGGCGCGACTCGATTCGGTGCAGGGCGACATCGACACGCTGTCGGGCCGAATCGCGGCGGCCCGCACATGGTCCTATATCGCCCATCGCCCCGACTGGCTGGCCCATCCGCTGGAAATGGCCGAGCGCACCCGCGCGCTGGAAGAGAAGTTGTCGGATGCGCTGCACGCCGCGCTGACCCAGCGCTTCGTCGACCGGCGCACGACCGTCCTGCTGCGCGATATCGGACAGAATGCCAGCAACCTGCCCGTCACCGTGGAGCCGGATGGGACAGTCTGCGTCGATGGCGAGACGATCGGGCGACTTGACGGATTTCGATTCTCGGTTGATCCCGCTACGCGGCATCAGGACCGAAAGATGTTGCTGGCGGCCGCGGAACGGCGCCTTGGAAAGGTATTACGAGTGAAGGCTGAAGAACTGGTTGCGGCGGCGGATACGGATTTCGCCCTGCTGGACGAAGCGGGACAGGCGCCGGGGATCGCCTGGGGAGAGACGCCGGTGGCCGCGCTGCTGGTGGGGCCAGGCCTGCTGGCGCCCGAAATTCGGCTGGATCGTGCGTTACTTAGCCTGGGTCAGGACGTGCAGAAGCAGGTCGTTGCCCGGCTCGCCGCCTGGTTCGACGCGCAGAAGCAAAAGCATCTGCTGCCGCTGGTGAAGATGGCCGAAAGCGCCGCCGATCCCGCCGTCCCCGCCGTGGTGCGGGCGGTGTTCGCGCAGCTCGCCGACGCCGGCGGGGTGATCGCGCGGACCGATCTCGATTCGGCGCTCGGTCATCTCGACAAGGAACAGCGCCACCTGCTGCGCAAGGCGGGCATCGATATCGGGGTGCTCGACATTTATCATCACGGCCTGCTGAAGCCCGGCGCAGCGCGCTGGCGCGCGGCGCTGCTGGCGGCGCGGATCGCCAAGCCCTGCCTGCCGCTGCCCGGCCCCGGCCTGACCCTGATCCCGGCGGGCGAGAAGCCGGCGCAGATGGGCGCGCGGATCGCCGGTTTCCGGGGGTTCGGCGAGCAGATGCTGCGCATCGACATGGCCGAACGCATGGCCCGCGCCGCGCATGAGGCGATCGCGAAGAACGAACCCTTCACCCATGCCAGCCCGCAGATCGTGTCGCTGGGCCTGTCCGAAGCGTCGTTCCTGCAACTGATGCGGCTCGCCGGCTTCCGCCCGGTCACGCCGCCGGCGGCGGCTCCGGTCGCGGAAGCAACGGCGGAAAACGCTGACATCGTGGACAGCGGGGAAGCGACCGAGGCTGGTGAAGCCGCGACGGAAACGCCGCCGCCCACCGCCACCGGCGCCAACTGGGCATTCAAGGGACGGCAGAAGGCCCGCAATGATCGTCCGCAACATGGCCGGCCCCAGCAGGGGCAGCAGGCGCGCGGCCCGCAGTCGCGGGACGGCAAATCTGGCGACAAGAGCGGCGACAGGGGCGAGCGGGGCAATCGCCGTCCGGCCAAGGATGGCGCGCCGCGCAGCGCGTCCCCCGGCAGCAGCCCCCGGCCGGTGAACAACGCCTTTGCCGGCCTTGCCGACCTGCTCGGCCGCAATGGCTGA